In one window of Microbacterium sp. PM5 DNA:
- a CDS encoding DNA-formamidopyrimidine glycosylase family protein, translating to MPEGDTVFRTARRLHEALAGAEVVRFDLRVPRHATADLTGEVVHEVVPRGKHLLMRIGGFTLHSHLKMEGRWMVFGRGERWRAPAYQARAIVGTAAVDAVGFEIAMVDLVATADEDQLVGHLGPDLLGPDWDAEEAARRILADERAVHVAILDQRNLAGLGNEYANELLFVRGILPTTPAAAVDAAGLVETAARMIRANRDRASRTFTGDTRPGRQNWVYRRERKPCLRCGTPIRRTELGATQTSERIVFWCPRCQS from the coding sequence ATGCCTGAGGGCGACACCGTCTTCCGCACGGCGCGACGGTTGCACGAGGCGCTCGCCGGTGCCGAGGTCGTCCGGTTCGACCTGCGCGTGCCACGCCACGCCACGGCCGATCTGACCGGCGAGGTGGTGCACGAGGTCGTGCCGCGGGGCAAGCATCTGCTGATGCGCATCGGCGGGTTCACCCTGCACTCGCATCTGAAGATGGAAGGACGCTGGATGGTGTTCGGGCGCGGCGAACGCTGGCGGGCTCCGGCCTATCAGGCCCGCGCGATCGTCGGCACCGCGGCCGTCGATGCCGTGGGCTTCGAGATCGCGATGGTCGACCTCGTCGCCACCGCCGACGAGGACCAGCTGGTCGGCCACCTCGGTCCCGATCTGCTCGGCCCGGATTGGGACGCCGAGGAGGCGGCACGGCGCATCCTCGCCGACGAGCGGGCCGTTCACGTCGCGATCCTCGATCAGCGCAACCTTGCCGGATTGGGAAACGAGTACGCCAACGAGCTGCTGTTCGTCCGCGGCATTCTTCCCACCACGCCGGCCGCCGCCGTGGATGCGGCCGGGCTCGTCGAGACGGCCGCGCGGATGATCCGCGCCAACCGCGATCGCGCGTCGCGGACGTTCACCGGTGACACCCGTCCCGGTCGGCAGAACTGGGTCTACCGCCGAGAGCGCAAGCCGTGCCTGCGCTGCGGCACGCCGATCCGCCGCACCGAGCTGGGTGCCACGCAGACCAGCGAGCGCATCGTGTTCTGGTGCCCCCGCTGCCAGAGCTGA
- a CDS encoding ATP-dependent helicase encodes MADVLERFGPATQDWFRGAFAQPTSAQAGAWDAISAGKHALVVAPTGSGKTLSAFLWAIDRVFREKAPAPRASEAAEDPAAPKRPAAAQQPPGSRKKAARKKDAAGTRILYISPLKALGVDVERNLRSPLVGIGQAARRLGIPLPEVTVGVRSGDTPAADRRRLVADPPDILITTPESLYLMLTSQAAATLRDVHTVIVDEVHAVAATKRGAHLAVSLERLDALRRGDDPERAPAQRVGLSATVRPIDEVARFLGGSAPVEIVAPRATKAFDLRVVVPMSDMLNPPPPPERTDSDAEAAADAEGDGDWFTPSQPSEVTGSVWPHVEEAIVDRVLAHRSTIVFANSRRLAERLTGRLNEIYAERLGLDLPAQTVPAATMAQAGASAGAPPELAKAHHGSVSKEQRAQVEDELKRGILRCVVATSSLELGIDMGDVDLVIQVEAPPSAASGLQRVGRAGHQVGEVSRAALFPKHRGDVLHTAVVTERMLAGQIEAISVPQNPLDILAQQTIAACAVGPVDVEGWFETVRRSAPFRTLPRSAYEATLDLLAGKYPSDEFAELRPRVVWDRDHGTLTARPGAQRVAVTSGGTIPDRGLFGVFVAGETRNARVGELDEEMVYESRVNDVFTLGTTSWRIVEITHDRVNVLPAFGQPGKLPFWHGDGLGRPAELGEALGRFSREVAGADAEKATARLRESGLDDNAIGNLLAYLDEQKEATGSLPTDRTLTVERSRDEVGDWRIILHSPYGMHVHAPWALAVNARIRERLGVEGSAVASDDGIIARVPDAESEPPGAELFVFEPDELEQLVTDEVGGSALFASRFRECAARALLLPRLNPNKRSPLWQQRQKSAQLLEVAKNHPTFPIILETLREVLQDVYDLPALLRIARSIGDRRIRLVETTTSTPSPFARDLLFGYVGAFMYEGDSPLAERRAAALSVDPALLGELLGKVEMRELLDPAVIAQFEREAQRLDPSRRVRGLEGVADLLRLLGPLDAIEVAARLAPPTTQSQDASAGVAPSPTDAESDAGAHGAASAFLDQLVAARRAIRVSVGGVERVAAIEDAGRLRDALGAALPVGIPLAFLEPVADPLADLVARYARTHGPFRTADVARRLGVGGAVARQTLQRLESQGRVASGFFLPEGAAPRSMTDDEGGSRAGIDDLEWCDSEVLRRLRLRSLAAIRGTVEPVTPASYARFLPAWQHIAGAAGGRPLEGVDGVLAVIEQLAGVPLPASAWESLILPLRVSDYTPAMLDELTSTGDVVWSGHGSLPGRDGWIALHPADTVALTLTPAEDPEAPSDTEQRIIDALRAGGAFFAGQLAAMTQATSEQAVIDALWNLAWTGRVTNDTFAPVRGLLAGGSQAHRTARRAPRARMFRGTSIPTTLAATRTAAPRAPMAGGRWSLLPEPSADGALRATASASLLLERYGVVTRGSVQAEAVPGGFAQAYRVLAGFEDAGHCRRGYFIEKLGAAQFAASATVDRLREYAALADPPPRRAVTLAATDPANPYGAALAWPALDGVSHRPGRKAGGLVTLVDGELVFYLERGGRSALVFSDDDEVLAAAAASLVATARTHRLDTLTVEQVSGAFVYGTASGRALQSAGFVESSRGLTLRRQR; translated from the coding sequence CGACTCGTCGCTGACCCGCCCGACATCCTCATCACCACGCCCGAGTCGCTGTATCTGATGCTCACGTCGCAGGCGGCGGCGACCTTGCGCGACGTGCACACGGTGATCGTCGACGAAGTGCACGCGGTCGCGGCGACCAAGCGCGGCGCTCACTTGGCCGTCAGCCTCGAACGACTCGACGCGCTGCGTCGCGGCGACGACCCCGAGCGCGCGCCCGCGCAACGCGTGGGGCTCTCGGCCACCGTGCGCCCCATCGACGAGGTGGCGCGCTTCCTCGGCGGCTCCGCGCCGGTCGAGATCGTCGCCCCGCGTGCGACGAAGGCGTTCGATCTGCGCGTCGTGGTGCCGATGAGCGACATGCTCAACCCTCCCCCACCGCCGGAGCGGACCGATTCCGACGCGGAGGCGGCGGCGGATGCCGAGGGCGACGGCGACTGGTTCACGCCGTCGCAGCCGTCCGAGGTCACCGGCTCGGTCTGGCCGCACGTGGAGGAGGCCATCGTCGACCGCGTCCTGGCGCATCGCTCGACGATCGTGTTCGCGAACTCGCGGCGTCTCGCGGAGCGCCTCACGGGGCGCCTCAACGAGATCTACGCGGAGCGGCTCGGGCTCGATCTGCCCGCGCAGACGGTTCCGGCCGCCACGATGGCCCAGGCGGGAGCGAGCGCCGGAGCCCCGCCGGAGCTGGCGAAGGCCCACCACGGCTCGGTGTCGAAGGAGCAGCGCGCCCAGGTCGAAGACGAACTGAAGCGCGGCATCCTGCGCTGCGTCGTCGCGACGAGTTCGCTGGAGCTCGGCATCGACATGGGCGACGTCGATCTGGTGATCCAGGTCGAGGCACCGCCGTCCGCCGCCTCGGGACTCCAGCGTGTCGGACGGGCGGGCCATCAGGTGGGCGAGGTGAGCCGGGCCGCACTGTTCCCCAAGCACCGCGGCGATGTCCTCCACACCGCGGTGGTCACCGAACGCATGCTCGCGGGCCAGATCGAGGCGATCAGCGTGCCGCAGAATCCGCTCGACATCCTCGCGCAGCAGACGATCGCCGCGTGCGCCGTCGGGCCGGTGGACGTCGAGGGCTGGTTCGAGACGGTGCGGCGCTCGGCACCCTTTCGCACGCTGCCCCGCTCAGCCTACGAAGCGACGCTCGACCTGCTGGCCGGCAAGTACCCGTCCGACGAGTTCGCCGAGCTGCGTCCCCGCGTCGTCTGGGACCGCGATCACGGCACGCTCACGGCGCGCCCCGGTGCCCAGCGCGTGGCCGTGACGAGTGGCGGCACGATCCCCGACCGCGGCCTGTTCGGCGTCTTCGTCGCCGGCGAGACGCGAAACGCCCGGGTGGGCGAGCTCGACGAGGAGATGGTCTACGAGTCGCGCGTGAACGACGTGTTCACGCTCGGCACCACAAGCTGGCGCATCGTGGAGATCACGCACGACCGCGTCAACGTCCTGCCCGCGTTCGGTCAGCCTGGAAAGCTGCCGTTCTGGCACGGCGACGGGCTCGGCCGGCCCGCCGAGCTGGGCGAAGCCCTCGGCCGGTTCTCGCGTGAGGTGGCGGGAGCGGATGCCGAGAAGGCGACGGCGCGTCTGCGGGAATCGGGCCTCGACGACAACGCGATCGGCAACCTGCTGGCCTATCTCGACGAGCAGAAGGAGGCCACCGGAAGCCTCCCGACCGACCGCACGCTGACCGTCGAGCGCTCGCGCGACGAGGTCGGCGACTGGCGGATCATCTTGCATTCCCCGTACGGCATGCATGTCCACGCCCCGTGGGCGCTGGCCGTCAATGCGCGCATCCGGGAGCGGCTGGGCGTCGAGGGCTCGGCGGTCGCCAGCGACGACGGCATCATCGCGCGGGTGCCGGATGCCGAGAGCGAGCCGCCCGGCGCAGAACTGTTCGTCTTCGAGCCGGACGAGCTCGAACAACTCGTCACCGACGAGGTCGGCGGCTCGGCGCTGTTCGCCTCCCGGTTCCGCGAGTGCGCCGCACGCGCGCTGCTGCTGCCCCGTCTGAACCCGAACAAGAGGTCGCCGCTGTGGCAGCAGCGCCAGAAGTCGGCCCAGCTGCTGGAGGTGGCCAAGAACCACCCGACGTTCCCGATCATCCTCGAGACGCTGCGCGAAGTCCTCCAGGACGTCTACGACCTCCCTGCGCTGCTGCGCATCGCCCGCTCCATCGGCGACCGCCGGATCCGGCTGGTCGAGACCACCACGAGCACCCCCTCGCCGTTCGCCCGCGATCTGCTGTTCGGCTACGTCGGCGCCTTCATGTACGAGGGCGACTCGCCCCTCGCCGAGCGTCGCGCGGCCGCTCTGTCGGTCGACCCCGCCCTGCTCGGCGAGCTGCTCGGCAAGGTCGAGATGCGGGAGTTGCTCGACCCGGCCGTGATCGCGCAGTTCGAGCGCGAGGCGCAGCGACTGGACCCGTCGCGGCGCGTGCGCGGGCTGGAGGGCGTCGCCGACCTGCTGCGCCTTCTCGGACCGCTCGACGCGATCGAGGTCGCGGCGCGACTGGCCCCACCGACCACGCAGTCGCAGGACGCGTCTGCGGGTGTGGCACCGTCCCCGACGGATGCCGAGAGCGACGCGGGCGCGCACGGCGCGGCATCCGCATTCCTCGATCAGCTCGTCGCGGCACGTCGGGCGATCCGTGTGAGTGTCGGCGGTGTCGAGCGGGTCGCGGCCATCGAGGACGCCGGGCGGCTCCGCGATGCTCTGGGCGCCGCGCTGCCCGTCGGCATTCCGCTCGCCTTCCTCGAGCCCGTCGCCGACCCCCTCGCCGACCTCGTCGCGCGCTACGCGCGCACCCACGGCCCGTTCCGCACGGCCGATGTCGCACGGCGGCTCGGCGTCGGCGGCGCCGTCGCCCGCCAGACGCTGCAACGGCTGGAGTCGCAAGGGCGCGTGGCGAGCGGCTTCTTCCTGCCCGAGGGGGCCGCCCCGCGATCGATGACCGACGACGAGGGCGGTTCCCGCGCCGGCATCGACGACCTGGAATGGTGCGACAGCGAGGTGCTGCGACGTCTGCGCCTGCGCTCGCTCGCCGCGATCCGCGGCACCGTCGAACCGGTGACGCCGGCCTCGTACGCCCGCTTCCTCCCCGCCTGGCAGCACATCGCGGGCGCGGCCGGCGGACGCCCGCTCGAGGGTGTCGACGGCGTCCTCGCCGTCATCGAGCAGCTCGCGGGCGTACCGCTTCCCGCCAGCGCGTGGGAGTCGTTGATCCTGCCGCTGCGGGTGAGCGACTACACACCGGCGATGCTCGACGAGCTCACCTCGACCGGCGACGTCGTCTGGTCGGGTCACGGCTCGTTGCCCGGCCGCGACGGGTGGATCGCCCTTCACCCCGCCGACACCGTGGCCCTCACCCTCACCCCGGCGGAAGACCCGGAGGCACCCTCCGACACGGAGCAGCGCATCATCGACGCCCTCCGCGCCGGCGGCGCGTTCTTCGCCGGCCAGCTGGCAGCGATGACGCAGGCGACCAGCGAGCAGGCGGTCATCGATGCGCTCTGGAACCTCGCCTGGACGGGACGGGTGACCAACGACACCTTCGCGCCCGTTCGCGGTCTGCTCGCCGGAGGCTCGCAGGCGCATCGCACCGCGAGACGTGCTCCCCGCGCCCGCATGTTCCGGGGGACCTCCATCCCCACGACCCTGGCCGCCACGCGCACCGCCGCACCGCGCGCGCCGATGGCCGGCGGACGATGGTCGCTGCTGCCCGAGCCGTCTGCCGATGGCGCGCTGCGGGCGACGGCCTCGGCGAGCCTGCTCCTGGAGCGCTACGGCGTCGTGACGCGCGGCAGCGTGCAGGCCGAGGCCGTCCCCGGAGGGTTTGCACAGGCCTACCGCGTGCTCGCCGGATTCGAGGATGCCGGGCACTGCCGCCGCGGCTACTTCATCGAGAAGCTCGGGGCCGCGCAGTTCGCGGCATCCGCCACCGTCGATCGCCTCCGTGAGTACGCCGCTCTCGCCGACCCGCCGCCGCGTCGCGCCGTCACGCTCGCGGCGACCGATCCGGCGAACCCGTACGGCGCCGCACTGGCCTGGCCGGCGCTCGACGGCGTCTCGCATCGTCCCGGGCGCAAAGCCGGCGGACTCGTCACGCTGGTCGACGGCGAGCTGGTGTTCTACCTCGAACGCGGCGGCCGGTCGGCGCTCGTGTTCAGCGACGACGACGAGGTGCTGGCCGCCGCTGCCGCGAGCCTGGTGGCCACGGCGCGCACCCATCGCCTCGACACGCTCACGGTCGAGCAGGTGTCCGGGGCGTTCGTGTACGGCACTGCGTCCGGGCGCGCCCTGCAGAGCGCAGGCTTCGTCGAGTCCAGCCGTGGCCTCACCCTGCGACGGCAGCGATGA